The window CGGCCCGCGAACTGACTGGCTAGCGCACCGCCGCGAAGCTCTCGTCCAGCAGCCGGATGGCTTCGTCCACGTCCGACTTCGCGATGTTCAGCGGCGGCGACATGCGCACCACGTTCCCGCACATCCCGCCCTTGCCGATCAACAGGCCGCGCTTGCGCGCTTCTTCCAGCAGGGAATTGGTTGCGGCGGCGGCCGGCTCCTTGCTCTTGCGGTCGGTCACCAGCTCCAGCGCCTGCATTAGCCCCATGCCGCGCACG is drawn from Terriglobales bacterium and contains these coding sequences:
- a CDS encoding aminotransferase class III-fold pyridoxal phosphate-dependent enzyme; translated protein: VRGMGLMQALELVTDRKSKEPAAAATNSLLEEARKRGLLIGKGGMCGNVVRMSPPLNIAKSDVDEAIRLLDESFAAVR